The proteins below are encoded in one region of Rhodoflexus caldus:
- a CDS encoding response regulator transcription factor has translation MNPSSFKILYVEDEQFLGRIVKDSLESRGFQVLMLPDGRQVIEQFKRFQPHICVLDVMLPYKDGFTIAQEIRQLEPKIPILFLTAKTQAEDAVQGFQSGGNDYIRKPFSLEELIVRIQNLLQLTQGQTTARSDGTITIGRYHFLPQRYELRLGDEVRKLSHRESELLSIFAENQNKIINRQDILMRVWRDDSFFNSRNLDVYITKLRGLLKDDPSIQILSIKNVGYHFLVG, from the coding sequence ATGAACCCTTCATCTTTTAAAATTCTTTATGTAGAAGATGAGCAGTTTTTGGGGCGAATCGTGAAAGACAGCCTCGAAAGCCGCGGTTTTCAGGTTTTAATGCTGCCCGATGGCAGACAAGTCATTGAACAGTTCAAACGCTTTCAGCCGCATATTTGCGTGCTGGATGTTATGCTTCCCTATAAAGACGGCTTTACCATTGCACAGGAAATCAGACAGTTAGAACCCAAAATACCTATCCTCTTCCTAACCGCCAAAACACAGGCGGAAGATGCCGTGCAAGGCTTTCAGTCAGGCGGTAATGACTATATCCGCAAGCCTTTCAGTTTGGAAGAGTTGATTGTACGCATCCAAAACCTGCTGCAACTTACACAAGGGCAAACAACAGCGCGCAGCGATGGCACTATCACCATCGGGCGCTATCATTTCCTGCCGCAGCGCTACGAGCTCCGCCTCGGCGATGAGGTGCGCAAACTCTCCCACCGCGAGTCGGAACTACTTTCCATTTTTGCAGAAAACCAAAACAAAATCATCAACAGGCAAGACATCCTGATGCGCGTATGGCGCGACGATTCTTTTTTCAACTCCCGCAATCTGGATGTGTACATTACCAAACTGCGCGGACTGCTGAAAGACGACCCTTCCATTCAGATTTTGTCTATCAAAAACGTAGGCTACCATTTTCTGGTAGGGTAG
- a CDS encoding PAS domain-containing protein has product MEFLDHSSTFYHIITDLEGRYVYVNDYFLKKFGFVASELIGSNFSNSVHPDDVERCNQVAYQLIMNHEKTIPIDVRKPDKLGSYFWTTWEFSMAKDAEDQPIGIRCIGFDITSAQKARKDLETYTQRLENLMQLEQHKKNSVKNVLATLPDEVKDSLIGIFGLIQVFNFDDYQDDFNKVVIERLAEYSEILDRLIFE; this is encoded by the coding sequence ATGGAATTCCTTGACCATTCATCTACCTTTTATCACATCATCACCGATTTGGAAGGTCGGTATGTGTATGTAAATGATTATTTCCTGAAAAAATTCGGCTTTGTAGCATCGGAACTCATCGGCAGCAATTTCAGCAACTCAGTGCACCCCGACGATGTGGAGCGCTGCAATCAGGTCGCTTATCAACTGATAATGAATCACGAAAAAACTATCCCCATTGATGTTCGCAAACCCGATAAACTCGGCAGTTATTTCTGGACAACATGGGAGTTTTCCATGGCAAAAGATGCAGAAGACCAACCTATAGGTATTCGTTGCATAGGTTTTGATATTACATCGGCACAAAAAGCCCGCAAAGATTTGGAAACCTACACCCAACGGCTGGAAAACCTGATGCAATTAGAGCAACACAAAAAAAACAGCGTTAAGAATGTATTGGCTACACTCCCCGATGAAGTTAAAGATTCGCTGATAGGCATTTTCGGCCTGATTCAGGTATTTAACTTTGATGATTATCAGGACGATTTCAACAAAGTGGTGATTGAACGCTTGGCCGAATACAGCGAAATTCTCGACAGACTCATTTTTGAGTAA
- a CDS encoding GLPGLI family protein, protein MKRNWIALAFFSLLTIAAQAQTSEGTIVYEMKVNLHRNLPPERESMKSMIPEFMTQRMQLAFNANESVYKPVEEDDDDMQSGSGGRGGMMRWMRNMGSTYLNFQTQQWLELREFMGKKFLIEDTLKVRSWKFEDEEKTINGYACKKATMEDEFMNRKVQVVAWYADQLLAPVGPDRFHSLPGTVLEVNVNDDFVVFRPVSISTKTPAKADLKAPSEGKKVTRAEFQKIVEERMKEMGAQGGGMMMRRGGN, encoded by the coding sequence ATGAAAAGAAACTGGATTGCTTTAGCCTTTTTTTCTTTGCTGACCATTGCCGCACAGGCTCAAACCTCAGAAGGAACTATTGTGTATGAAATGAAGGTCAATCTGCATCGGAACCTGCCGCCCGAGCGCGAGTCAATGAAAAGCATGATTCCCGAATTTATGACACAGCGGATGCAGTTGGCTTTCAACGCCAACGAGTCGGTATATAAGCCCGTGGAAGAAGACGATGACGATATGCAGTCCGGCAGCGGTGGACGCGGCGGCATGATGCGTTGGATGCGCAACATGGGTTCTACTTATTTGAACTTCCAAACCCAGCAATGGCTGGAACTGCGCGAGTTCATGGGTAAAAAATTCCTGATTGAGGACACGCTGAAAGTGCGGTCATGGAAATTTGAAGATGAGGAAAAAACCATCAACGGTTACGCCTGCAAAAAAGCCACGATGGAAGACGAATTTATGAACCGCAAAGTGCAAGTAGTGGCTTGGTATGCTGACCAACTGCTTGCTCCGGTAGGCCCTGACAGGTTTCACTCCCTGCCCGGAACCGTGTTGGAAGTGAACGTAAACGATGATTTTGTAGTATTTCGCCCTGTCAGCATCAGCACAAAGACGCCTGCCAAAGCCGATTTGAAAGCACCTTCGGAAGGCAAGAAAGTAACCCGTGCGGAGTTCCAGAAAATTGTGGAAGAACGCATGAAAGAAATGGGTGCACAAGGTGGCGGAATGATGATGCGCCGCGGCGGTAACTAA
- a CDS encoding MBL fold metallo-hydrolase RNA specificity domain-containing protein, with amino-acid sequence MQILFKCLGAAQTVTGSKYILDIDNFRLMVDCGLFQGLKELRLRNWELFPVEPDTIDAIVLTHAHIDHIGYLPRLYKQGFRGTVYCTEATADLIPMMLKDSAKLQEEEAAYAAKKGYSKHSTPLPLYTVKDVEDVLPLIAGVPIRTDFDLRDNISLRYEDAGHIVGAASLILTVQGEYQQKKIVFSGDLGSSHDPLLNSPTLLEEADCLIVESTYGGRVVPQVDVLEALAQEIESAFAEDGCLLIPAFALGRTQNMLYYLKKIFETRRLKPFPVYVDSPMAIEATRLYAKHLALDEQSKHYDADELFHFPSLHYCLEVAESKRINDIRSGAVIISASGMATGGRIVHHLYNRLYRPQDTVLFVGYQAEGTRGKRLLAGETEIKMFGEYVPVKCRIRELPYFSAHADHDGLMHWLGAFRSAPKMTFITHGEKESAEALKNAIETQLHWHNVIIPEYMESFILFDGI; translated from the coding sequence ATGCAAATACTTTTTAAGTGCCTTGGGGCTGCCCAAACCGTTACGGGTTCCAAATACATTTTAGACATTGATAACTTTCGGCTGATGGTGGACTGTGGCCTGTTTCAGGGGCTGAAAGAGTTGCGTTTGCGCAATTGGGAGTTGTTTCCCGTAGAGCCTGATACCATAGATGCCATTGTGCTGACCCACGCCCATATAGACCACATCGGTTATTTGCCGCGCCTTTACAAACAGGGTTTCCGCGGCACTGTCTATTGCACAGAAGCAACGGCAGACCTCATCCCGATGATGCTGAAAGATTCTGCCAAATTGCAGGAAGAAGAAGCCGCCTATGCTGCCAAAAAAGGCTATTCCAAACACAGTACGCCGTTGCCGCTGTACACGGTTAAAGATGTGGAGGATGTATTGCCGCTGATAGCCGGCGTGCCCATTCGCACCGACTTTGACTTGCGGGATAACATCAGCCTTCGCTATGAAGATGCCGGGCACATTGTGGGTGCGGCATCGCTCATATTGACCGTTCAGGGAGAATATCAGCAGAAAAAAATTGTATTTTCAGGCGATTTGGGCAGCAGCCACGACCCCTTGCTGAACTCTCCAACCTTATTGGAGGAGGCCGATTGCCTGATTGTGGAATCTACCTATGGCGGCCGTGTGGTGCCGCAGGTAGATGTGTTGGAAGCACTGGCGCAAGAGATAGAAAGCGCCTTTGCCGAAGACGGCTGTTTACTGATTCCGGCCTTTGCCTTGGGGCGCACGCAAAATATGCTGTATTACCTCAAAAAGATTTTTGAAACCCGTCGCCTGAAACCTTTCCCCGTGTATGTGGACAGCCCTATGGCGATAGAAGCCACACGTTTGTATGCCAAGCACTTAGCACTTGACGAGCAGTCTAAGCACTACGATGCCGATGAGTTGTTCCATTTCCCCTCGCTTCATTATTGCTTGGAAGTGGCCGAATCTAAGCGGATTAATGACATTCGCTCGGGTGCTGTAATCATTTCGGCAAGCGGCATGGCCACAGGCGGGCGCATTGTTCACCATTTGTACAACCGCTTGTATCGTCCGCAGGACACGGTGCTGTTTGTAGGCTATCAGGCAGAAGGCACGCGAGGCAAGCGCCTGCTCGCAGGTGAAACAGAAATCAAAATGTTTGGCGAATATGTGCCTGTCAAGTGCCGCATCCGCGAGCTGCCCTATTTCTCTGCACATGCCGACCATGACGGGCTGATGCATTGGTTAGGGGCATTTCGGAGCGCACCTAAGATGACTTTTATTACACACGGGGAAAAAGAATCGGCCGAAGCGCTGAAAAATGCCATTGAAACCCAACTGCACTGGCACAATGTGATTATACCGGAGTACATGGAAAGTTTTATACTTTTTGACGGAATTTAG
- a CDS encoding penicillin-binding protein 1A, giving the protein MYLRIIRLGWTLVVAGFLFLGVWVLAVSNDWGGLFGGMPDLTKLENPKSEVASELWSADGVLLGKYFRQNRTPVRYEEISPNLLNALYATEDIRFEDHSGIDFRGTFSIFFDLLRGKRRGGSTITQQLAKNLFSTRQNLKGSLSDLPLLGTVIAKTKEWILAIQLERSYTKREIVTMYLNEVELGNNAFGVKVAARTYFNTTPDSLTVPQAAVLVGMLKAPTRYNPIRNPELALMRRNTVIEQMEKYGFISEAEAERYKRASIKVDAVQSDDHTSGIATYFRMEVRKDLLAWCAKNGYDLFADGLKIYTTIDSRMQRYAEEAIAEHMKELQGKFFAHWKGRNPWVDENFRELPNFIDRAVKRTEHYRVLKSIYGDDSISIYRELNKPVRMKVFSWTAKNNEIDTVMSPIDSVKYFKKFLHAGMMSMDPHTGYVKAWVGGVNQKFFNYDHVKQGARQPGSAFKPIVYATAISEQAYSPCTEVVDAPQTFVLESGETWTAKNFGAYTGNTYTLRQALAQSINTTAAFLMRRIQPRRVIEYARKMGITTPLDEVPSLALGAGGDVSVYDLTGAYATFVNKGVWIQPTYITHITDKNGKVLYRFIPQKREVFDEEKAYIMTYMLRGATEERNGTGLGLYRYKFRQGTQVACKTGTTQNYSDGWFMGMTKDLVTGIWVGGDERSIHFRTGDYGQGSRMAMPAFGIYMDKIFADPRLEPYNTKGEFPKPEKLTVELDCSKAKALRLDSASYVPPSGNPLNDF; this is encoded by the coding sequence ATGTATCTGCGAATCATACGTTTAGGCTGGACGCTGGTTGTCGCCGGTTTTTTGTTTCTGGGAGTTTGGGTGCTGGCAGTCAGTAACGATTGGGGGGGCTTGTTTGGCGGCATGCCCGACCTCACCAAGTTAGAAAACCCCAAGTCGGAAGTAGCCTCAGAGCTGTGGTCTGCCGATGGTGTATTGCTGGGTAAATATTTCCGTCAGAATCGCACGCCCGTCCGCTACGAAGAAATTTCGCCCAACTTGCTCAATGCTTTGTATGCCACCGAAGACATTCGGTTTGAAGACCATTCGGGGATAGACTTTCGCGGTACGTTTTCCATATTTTTTGACTTGCTGCGCGGCAAGCGTCGCGGCGGTAGTACCATCACCCAGCAGTTGGCAAAAAACCTGTTCAGTACCCGCCAAAATCTGAAAGGTTCGTTGAGCGACCTGCCGCTGCTCGGAACGGTCATTGCCAAAACCAAAGAGTGGATTCTTGCCATTCAGTTGGAGCGCTCCTACACCAAACGCGAAATTGTTACCATGTACCTCAACGAGGTAGAACTTGGCAACAATGCTTTTGGCGTGAAAGTAGCGGCACGTACCTATTTCAACACAACCCCCGACAGCCTTACCGTGCCGCAGGCAGCCGTGCTGGTAGGTATGCTGAAAGCGCCCACACGATACAACCCCATACGCAACCCTGAATTGGCATTGATGCGCCGCAATACGGTTATTGAACAAATGGAAAAATACGGATTTATCAGCGAAGCGGAGGCCGAGCGCTACAAGCGTGCTTCTATCAAAGTAGATGCCGTACAGTCCGATGACCACACCAGCGGTATTGCCACCTACTTCCGCATGGAAGTGCGCAAAGACTTGCTTGCGTGGTGTGCCAAAAACGGCTACGACCTTTTTGCCGACGGGTTGAAAATCTACACCACCATTGACTCACGTATGCAGCGCTATGCCGAGGAAGCCATTGCCGAGCACATGAAAGAATTGCAGGGCAAGTTTTTTGCACATTGGAAAGGCCGTAATCCGTGGGTAGATGAAAATTTTCGCGAACTACCCAACTTTATTGACAGGGCTGTTAAACGAACAGAACACTACCGCGTACTAAAAAGCATCTACGGAGACGATTCCATATCCATCTACCGCGAACTGAATAAGCCCGTTCGCATGAAAGTTTTCAGTTGGACGGCCAAAAACAACGAAATAGATACGGTAATGAGTCCGATTGACTCCGTAAAATATTTCAAAAAGTTTCTTCATGCCGGTATGATGAGCATGGACCCCCACACCGGCTATGTAAAAGCATGGGTAGGCGGCGTAAATCAGAAGTTTTTCAACTATGACCATGTGAAGCAGGGGGCACGTCAGCCCGGCTCGGCATTCAAGCCGATTGTGTATGCTACTGCCATCAGCGAGCAGGCCTATTCTCCCTGCACCGAAGTAGTGGATGCGCCGCAAACCTTTGTCTTGGAAAGCGGCGAAACGTGGACTGCCAAAAACTTCGGCGCATACACCGGCAATACTTACACGCTGCGGCAGGCATTGGCACAGTCTATCAACACCACTGCCGCTTTTCTGATGCGACGCATTCAACCGCGCAGAGTAATTGAATATGCCCGTAAAATGGGTATTACCACCCCCTTAGACGAAGTGCCTTCGCTTGCTTTGGGGGCAGGTGGCGATGTTTCCGTGTATGATTTGACAGGCGCATACGCCACCTTTGTCAATAAAGGTGTTTGGATTCAGCCTACCTACATCACCCACATCACCGATAAAAACGGCAAAGTGCTCTATCGGTTCATCCCGCAAAAGCGCGAAGTTTTTGACGAAGAAAAGGCGTACATTATGACCTACATGCTGCGCGGCGCTACCGAAGAGCGTAACGGAACCGGTTTGGGACTGTATCGCTACAAGTTCCGTCAGGGGACGCAAGTGGCCTGCAAAACCGGTACTACCCAAAACTACTCCGACGGTTGGTTTATGGGCATGACCAAAGACTTGGTTACCGGCATATGGGTAGGCGGCGATGAGCGCAGTATTCACTTCCGCACAGGCGACTACGGGCAGGGTTCGCGCATGGCCATGCCTGCATTCGGTATCTATATGGACAAGATTTTTGCCGACCCTCGTTTAGAACCTTACAATACTAAAGGCGAGTTTCCCAAGCCCGAAAAACTTACCGTAGAACTGGACTGTTCCAAGGCAAAAGCCCTTCGGCTGGATTCGGCCTCTTATGTGCCGCCTTCGGGTAATCCGCTGAATGATTTTTAG
- a CDS encoding DUF1684 domain-containing protein: MKSHIYTALTTALLLSAACSSSRQESSTTNYADEIHQWHSERIESLKKEDGWLNLAGLFWLREGKNSIGADERNQIVFPKGKAADRLGILVLENGRVRFTADPTATVTADGVRITDSLIFSEEQKKPVVLAHGSLRWFIIKRGNKYGVRLRDLEHPAVKSFTGVARYDIDPRWRLRARVEPVSDTHKIAITDVLGQVSYQPSPGTLVFDWQGKNYRLDAVESGDKLFILFADETNKKQTYAAGRFLYADKPDSTGHTILDFNKAINPPCAFTEFATCPLPPPQNRLAIAIKAGEKRYGKGH; encoded by the coding sequence ATGAAATCACACATCTACACCGCCCTTACCACTGCGCTGCTGCTGAGTGCCGCCTGTTCGTCTTCGCGGCAAGAGAGCAGCACCACTAATTACGCCGATGAAATCCATCAATGGCACAGCGAGCGGATTGAGTCGCTCAAAAAAGAAGACGGTTGGCTCAACTTGGCAGGGCTTTTCTGGCTGCGCGAAGGCAAAAACAGCATAGGAGCCGATGAGCGCAACCAGATTGTTTTTCCAAAAGGGAAAGCGGCAGACCGCCTCGGTATTTTAGTACTGGAAAACGGGAGAGTGCGTTTTACGGCTGACCCTACGGCCACTGTTACCGCAGACGGTGTACGCATTACCGATTCGCTTATTTTCAGCGAAGAGCAGAAAAAGCCCGTTGTACTTGCGCACGGTTCGCTGCGATGGTTCATTATCAAGCGGGGCAATAAATATGGCGTGCGCCTTCGCGACTTGGAACATCCGGCTGTCAAAAGTTTTACGGGCGTTGCTCGGTACGACATAGACCCGCGCTGGCGGCTCCGTGCACGCGTGGAGCCTGTTTCAGACACGCATAAAATAGCCATTACCGACGTATTGGGGCAAGTAAGTTATCAGCCTTCCCCCGGCACATTGGTGTTTGACTGGCAAGGAAAAAACTATCGCTTAGATGCGGTGGAAAGCGGCGATAAGTTGTTCATTCTTTTTGCCGACGAAACCAATAAAAAGCAAACCTATGCTGCCGGCCGATTCTTGTATGCAGACAAACCCGACAGCACCGGCCATACTATTCTGGATTTTAACAAGGCAATCAATCCGCCCTGTGCCTTTACCGAATTTGCCACCTGCCCGTTGCCGCCGCCGCAAAACCGCTTGGCAATTGCCATCAAGGCAGGCGAAAAACGCTACGGCAAAGGGCACTAA
- a CDS encoding sensor histidine kinase, which translates to MRPTTGKPLLPVLLMTASLVLLLILQFLWLSKSFNDARQGVRRELGNIFEHSVRHIQDSLAMRLMDSLGINSDSIVRLMIPPRPADMHKAIVREGKPLPANTDSAKSKTFIVSLSAKSDSLSKSYLRFSPRRMRFVNSMGLLAAGIRIDSTLIIRRCMAEIAERQLVVRQVAISSLQLSAPPTEDEWRAMRDRESAEPHILRERVFILPGIGYEARIEGFSWNVWQQIMPLILFSVFLTSITIAAFALMYRALRQQQRLAELKNDFIGNVTHELKTPVATVSVAIEALNSFNVLQNREITAEYLAICKTELKRLSLMIDQIMKIAIFEEKGIHLEKNNVDLQEIIQSVISSMRPQLQHFDAWVNFHSEGETWKVRGDKTHLTNIVFNLLENALKYSPENPQIDVKLVEKENELLIAVSDNGIGIPAEYHKKIFDKFFRVPTGNVHNVKGYGLGLSYVANVVKSHGGDITLQSTPGQGSTFIVRLPKLKVTARQWQYEPFIF; encoded by the coding sequence ATGCGTCCAACTACCGGCAAACCACTTTTACCTGTTCTGTTGATGACGGCAAGCCTTGTGTTGCTGTTGATATTGCAGTTTTTGTGGTTAAGCAAATCGTTCAACGATGCCCGCCAAGGTGTGCGCCGCGAATTAGGGAACATCTTTGAGCACAGCGTGCGGCATATTCAGGATTCGCTGGCCATGCGCCTGATGGATTCGCTGGGTATTAACAGCGACTCCATCGTGCGCCTCATGATACCGCCGCGTCCGGCCGATATGCACAAAGCAATTGTCCGTGAAGGCAAACCGCTGCCCGCCAATACCGATTCGGCCAAAAGTAAGACCTTTATCGTATCACTCAGCGCCAAAAGCGACTCGCTCAGCAAAAGTTACCTGAGGTTCTCTCCCCGACGGATGCGCTTTGTTAATTCCATGGGCTTGCTGGCTGCCGGCATCCGCATAGACAGCACCCTGATTATCCGCCGATGTATGGCAGAAATAGCCGAGAGGCAGTTGGTTGTCCGCCAAGTGGCCATATCTTCGCTGCAACTGAGCGCACCGCCCACCGAAGATGAATGGCGAGCCATGCGCGACAGGGAATCCGCCGAACCTCACATCCTCCGCGAGCGTGTATTCATCCTGCCCGGCATAGGCTACGAAGCCCGCATAGAAGGTTTTTCGTGGAATGTGTGGCAGCAGATTATGCCCCTCATACTTTTCTCTGTTTTTCTTACCTCTATCACCATCGCCGCGTTTGCGCTGATGTATCGCGCACTGCGGCAACAACAGCGGCTTGCCGAGCTTAAAAACGACTTCATCGGCAATGTAACCCACGAACTCAAAACTCCCGTTGCCACCGTAAGCGTGGCCATTGAAGCACTCAACAGTTTTAATGTGCTGCAAAATCGGGAAATTACCGCCGAGTACCTCGCCATCTGCAAAACAGAACTCAAACGCCTCTCGCTGATGATAGACCAGATTATGAAAATTGCCATTTTTGAAGAAAAAGGCATCCATCTGGAAAAAAATAATGTGGATTTGCAGGAAATTATCCAAAGCGTTATCAGTTCCATGCGTCCGCAATTGCAGCATTTTGATGCATGGGTAAATTTCCACAGCGAGGGCGAAACATGGAAAGTCCGCGGCGACAAGACGCACCTGACCAACATTGTATTCAATTTGCTGGAAAATGCCTTAAAATACAGCCCCGAAAACCCGCAGATAGATGTAAAACTGGTAGAAAAAGAAAACGAGTTGCTCATTGCAGTAAGTGACAACGGCATAGGTATTCCGGCAGAGTATCACAAGAAAATTTTTGACAAATTTTTTCGCGTACCAACGGGCAACGTGCACAACGTAAAAGGTTACGGGTTGGGGCTAAGTTATGTGGCAAATGTTGTGAAAAGTCATGGAGGAGATATTACTTTGCAAAGCACTCCCGGGCAGGGCAGCACCTTCATTGTGCGACTGCCTAAACTGAAAGTAACTGCTCGCCAATGGCAATATGAACCCTTCATCTTTTAA
- a CDS encoding aspartyl protease family protein, whose amino-acid sequence MVKSLLRIGAVMLLIALLAGCRSVSKSTAEGQPLFMRNLYLMNPKVKSVTIPFRLANNLIIIPVSINGSDSLRFIVDTGVKTPLITSLNVGDSLQFANARKIKIRGLGAGDDLEALLSYGNLFAFTPHLMARNHDLLILMQDVFMLSKKLGMYVNGIIGYDFFKDFIVEIDYETRRLTLYDPKHYRKKLRGHALPISVEDGKPYVECYVRQANGKRVKVRLLIDTGASSAVSLDVLSHPDITHPPQYIEAYLGQGLSGDIHGKLGRIEALEVGKYILKDVTAAYPDSASLGMFAGSSQRNGQLGSDVLKRFRVFMDYEGGKIYLKPNSFFKEPFNYNLSGMEIITPIPGLPLFTISEVSPRSPAAEAGLLPGDEILNINKRNAFSLRLTEIMALFQSKPGRKISISVRRGNQTITTQLILRKPI is encoded by the coding sequence ATGGTGAAATCTTTACTGCGTATAGGCGCTGTTATGTTGTTGATAGCACTGCTTGCAGGATGTCGTTCGGTTTCAAAATCAACGGCAGAAGGGCAGCCGCTTTTTATGCGCAACCTCTACCTGATGAATCCCAAAGTAAAATCGGTTACGATACCTTTCAGGCTTGCCAATAACCTGATAATCATTCCTGTTTCCATCAACGGGTCAGACAGCCTCAGGTTTATTGTAGATACAGGCGTTAAAACGCCTTTGATTACCTCGCTCAATGTTGGGGATTCTCTACAATTTGCCAACGCCCGAAAAATCAAAATCCGCGGCTTGGGTGCAGGAGATGACTTGGAGGCGCTGCTTTCCTACGGCAACCTGTTTGCTTTTACCCCTCACCTGATGGCACGCAACCACGACCTGCTGATTCTGATGCAGGATGTTTTTATGCTTTCCAAAAAGTTGGGCATGTATGTAAACGGCATTATCGGCTACGATTTTTTCAAAGATTTTATCGTAGAGATAGACTATGAAACTCGTCGGCTTACTTTGTACGACCCCAAGCACTATCGCAAAAAGTTGCGGGGACATGCGCTCCCCATTTCGGTAGAGGATGGCAAACCCTATGTGGAATGTTATGTGCGTCAGGCTAACGGCAAACGAGTAAAAGTACGCTTGTTGATTGATACAGGTGCCAGCAGTGCCGTTTCGCTGGATGTGCTCTCCCATCCCGACATTACTCATCCGCCCCAATACATTGAGGCCTATTTGGGGCAGGGGTTAAGCGGCGATATTCACGGCAAACTTGGGCGCATTGAGGCCTTGGAAGTAGGCAAGTACATACTGAAAGACGTAACGGCGGCTTATCCTGATTCGGCATCGCTTGGCATGTTTGCGGGCAGCAGCCAAAGAAACGGCCAATTGGGGTCAGATGTTTTGAAACGGTTTCGGGTATTTATGGACTACGAAGGCGGTAAAATTTATCTGAAACCCAACTCATTTTTTAAAGAACCGTTCAACTACAACCTTAGCGGCATGGAGATTATTACGCCTATCCCGGGGTTGCCACTGTTTACGATTTCGGAAGTAAGCCCGCGCTCGCCTGCCGCTGAAGCCGGTCTGCTGCCGGGCGATGAAATTCTGAACATTAATAAGCGCAATGCCTTCTCGTTGCGATTGACGGAGATTATGGCACTTTTCCAAAGCAAACCCGGGCGCAAAATCAGCATCAGTGTGCGGCGCGGGAATCAAACCATCACCACACAACTGATACTGCGCAAGCCGATTTAG